The following are encoded in a window of Telmatobacter sp. DSM 110680 genomic DNA:
- a CDS encoding glycoside hydrolase family 18 protein: MYRVSSFALCVAIAFSSLSFAATRNPEKLEVTGYVFTRGTALTPGQVDARYLTRINYAFANIQSGRMVLGAPADAQNLAQLTALRRSNSRLTVLVSVGGWLWSTNFSDMALTTQSRVAFEDSVMEFLARYDLDGLDIDWEYPGLPGAGHPFRAEDKQDFTELLKELRARFDAESKKTHRRLYLTIAMGAGDDVLAHAEMRKVQRYVDTVNLMTYDYYEAGSDATTGHHAPLFANPADPKKVSSDETIRAYEKTGVPAEKILLGVPFYGRAWGEVADVKHGLFQPGKTIAGVNAQYSEIKANMLAEGQGFTRYWDDAAKAPYLYNADKHIFVSYEDSESLTVKCKYIRSHKLGGAMFWEYFGDPNETLLETLDRELGRSTQDNQNIQ, encoded by the coding sequence ATGTATCGAGTTTCCAGCTTTGCGCTCTGCGTCGCCATTGCGTTTTCTTCCTTGAGTTTTGCTGCTACCCGAAATCCAGAAAAGCTGGAAGTTACGGGGTACGTGTTCACGCGCGGAACGGCTCTGACGCCGGGGCAGGTGGATGCGCGCTATCTTACGCGTATCAACTATGCGTTCGCGAATATCCAAAGCGGGCGCATGGTGCTGGGCGCGCCTGCGGACGCGCAGAATTTGGCACAATTGACGGCGCTGCGAAGATCGAATTCCCGACTGACCGTATTGGTGTCAGTGGGTGGATGGCTGTGGTCAACGAACTTTTCTGACATGGCGCTGACGACGCAGAGCCGAGTTGCGTTCGAAGACAGCGTGATGGAATTTCTCGCGCGTTACGATCTTGACGGGCTGGACATTGACTGGGAGTATCCGGGTCTGCCGGGAGCGGGGCATCCGTTTCGCGCGGAGGATAAGCAGGACTTTACTGAACTGCTGAAAGAATTACGGGCGCGGTTCGATGCGGAATCGAAAAAGACGCACCGGCGGCTCTATCTGACCATCGCGATGGGTGCGGGCGATGACGTGCTTGCGCACGCCGAAATGCGAAAGGTGCAACGGTATGTGGATACAGTCAACCTGATGACGTATGACTACTACGAAGCGGGTTCCGATGCGACGACGGGGCATCATGCTCCGTTGTTTGCCAATCCTGCCGATCCAAAAAAGGTTTCGTCGGACGAGACCATACGCGCGTACGAGAAAACGGGAGTGCCGGCAGAGAAAATTCTTCTTGGCGTTCCGTTTTATGGTCGCGCCTGGGGCGAGGTTGCGGATGTGAAGCATGGATTGTTCCAGCCGGGGAAGACAATCGCGGGAGTCAACGCGCAATACAGCGAGATCAAGGCGAACATGCTAGCCGAGGGACAGGGATTCACGCGGTACTGGGACGACGCAGCCAAGGCACCGTATCTCTACAACGCCGACAAACATATTTTTGTGTCGTATGAGGATTCAGAATCGCTGACAGTGAAGTGCAAATACATCCGGAGCCACAAGCTGGGCGGCGCGATGTTCTGGGAATATTTCGGCGATCCGAATGAGACGCTGCTCGAAACGCTCGACAGAGAACTGGGACGGAGCACGCAGGATAATCAAAACATTCAGTAG